A genome region from Triticum aestivum cultivar Chinese Spring chromosome 2B, IWGSC CS RefSeq v2.1, whole genome shotgun sequence includes the following:
- the LOC123039346 gene encoding uncharacterized protein, translating into MKFGLAGRLEVRSLQPPDCSVRPWCCTGAQFWPCRAHFLGGWRGSKGLPVARIDGTGTLAGVCRRASNRQATARAAGWARQSRPCSSRPRAGSSARQPAIIRARSNAFKSPQRPTTAHSRFPSLISPKFHDFSSPNQAPARSAPDRGRLSMAGAEAVERAHELYRGGRHREALELYSAALAAARGPAQRIALHSNRAACYLKLHDFHKAAEECTSVLELDTEHTGALMLRAQTLVTLKDYQSALFDVNRLIEINPSSEVYRNLHARLKTQLSLAPIPESEEESLYTEEDKEDLTPKENTKNETVVVKSDQPSAKLILENKPVTKALKVEVPPNLPSKPEGGVTVQKPKGHSELDYKKPLTEAPKVQVSPSLPSKPECWGTIQKPKGHSGLDYSKWDKVEDDSSEDDEDDDEDDLPRYKFKVRTIGVRTVK; encoded by the exons ATGAAATTTGGCCTCGCGGGGCGGCTGGAGGTGCGAAGCCTGCAACCACCTGACTGCTCCGTGAGACCATGGTGCTGCACGGGCGCGCAGTTTTGGCCATGCCGTGCGCATTTCCTGGGTGGGTGGCGTGGGTCCAAGGGGCTGCCTGTCGCGCGGATTGATGGCACCGGCACTCTAGCAGGTGTTTGCCGCCGAGCCTCCAACCGCCAGGCAACAGCACGGGCAGCGGGATG GGCGAGACAATCTCGGCCGTGTTCCTCGCGGCCGCGGGCGGGCAGCAGCGCCCGACAACCCGCTATCATCCGTGCACGTTCAAACGCCTTCAAATCTCCCCAGCGCCCGACAACAGCTCATTCTCGATTCCCCTCGTTAATATCCCCCAAATTTCACGACTTCTCCTCCCCAAATCAAGCTCCGGCTCGCTCGGCCCCAGACCGCGGCCGGCTATCCATGGCGGGGGCGGAGGCGGTGGAGAGGGCGCACGAGCTCTACCGGGGCGGCCGCCACCGGGAGGCGCTCGAGCTCTActcggcggcgctggcggcggcgcggggccccGCGCAGCGCATCGCCCTGCACAGCAACCGCGCCGCCTGCTACCTCAAGCTCCACGACTTCCACAAG GCTGCAGAAGAGTGCACATCTGTTCTCGAGTTGGATACCGAGCATACTGGAGCTCTCATGCTACGTGCCCAGACTCTTGTCACTCTAAAAGATTACCAGTCGGCTCTATTTGATGTGAACCGGCTAATTGAGATAAATCCATCCTCTGAAGTATATCGGAACCTTCATGCGCGACTGAAGACACAGCTG TCACTAGCTCCGATTCCAGAGTCTGAAGAGGAGTCCCTGTATACTGAAGAAGACAAAGAAGATCTGACACCAAAAGAGAATACAAAGAATGAGACTGTCGTTGTTAAGTCTGATCAACCTTCTGCAAAACTGATTCTTGAAAATAAACCTGTAACAAAAGCTCTGAAGGTTGAAGTGCCTCCCAATCTGCCTTCTAAACCCGAGGGTGGGGTAACCGTACAAAAACCAAAGGGCCATTCAGAGCTTGATTACAAGAAACCTTTAACAGAAGCTCCGAAGGTTCAAGTGTCTCCCAGTCTGCCTTCAAAACCCGAGTGTTGGGGCACCATCCAAAAACCGAAGGGCCATTCCGGGCTTGATTACTCGAAATGGGACAAAGTTGAGGATGATTCGAGTGAagatgacgaggatgatgacgaagatGACTTGCCTCGGTATAAATTCAAAGTCAGAACCATTGGTGTGCGTACCGTGAAGTGA
- the LOC123046428 gene encoding uncharacterized protein At4g15545, whose amino-acid sequence MARQEAVGAATGVDFHLPDEILAVIPTDPYEQLDVARKITSMAIASRVSRLEADVARLRRDLADRDRGEADLRARLADSDARLLAALDENAKLVKERDTLALTAKKLSRNLAKLEAFKKQLMKSLSEDNLLQLSETGEDRDVDAENNGTARIPSWKDEVSSSHTSSNTSSRSTITESAQGYQFSITPYVAPQITPGSTPIISSSSGSPLAYSTGPSTPKFYSGPTSPTRSRSEDQSAFSSWNGSSHQYSAPVSPQRRSFAGRPRIDGKEFFRQARTRLSYEQFGAFLANIKEFNAQKQSREDTLSKAEEIFGTEHKDLYISFQNMLNRNQS is encoded by the exons aTGGCGAGGCAAGAGGCCGTGGGGGCCGCCACGGGGGTGGACTTCCACCTGCCGGACGAGATCCTGGCCGTGATCCCCACTGACCCGTACGAGCAGCTGGACGTCGCCCGCAAGATCACCTCCATGGCCATCGCGTCCCGCGTCTCCCGCCTCGAGGCCGACGTCGCGCGCCTCCGCAGGGACCTCGCCGACCGCGACCGCGGCGAGGCCGACCTCCGCGCCCGCCTCGCCGACTCCgacgcccgcctcctcgccgcgctCGACGAGAAC GCGAAGCTGGTGAAGGAGAGGGACACGCTCGCCCTGACGGCCAAGAAGCTGTCGAGGAACTTGGCAAAG TTAGAGGCATTTAAGAAGCAGTTGATGAAATCGCTGAGTGAAGATAATTTATTG CAATTGTCAGAAACAGGTGAAGATCGTGATGTAGATGCAGAAAATAATGGGACCGCTCGAATTCCTTCCTGGAAAG ATGAAGTTTCAAGCAGTCACACCTCTTCAAATACTTCCAGCAGATCCACAATCACCGAATCAGCCCAAG GATACCAGTTCTCAATCACACCATATGTAGCCCCCCAAATAACTCCTGGTTCAacaccaattatttcatcctctaGTGGTTCCCCACTAGCATATTCAACTGGTCCATCCACTCCGAAGTTCTATTCTGGTCCAACATCGCCTACAAGATCACGTTCTGAAGACCAATCGGCATTTTCATCATGGAATGGATCAAGTCATCAGTATTCAGCCCCTGTCTCTCCTCAACGCCGCTCATTTGCAG GGCGACCTCGTATAGATGGAAAGGAATTCTTCCGACAAGCACG GACACGACTATCTTATGAGCAATTTGGAGCATTCTTGGCAAATATTAAGGAATTTAATGCACAGAAACAATCGCGAGAG GACACCTTGTCGAAAGCAGAGGAGATTTTTGGAACAGAGCACAAAGACTTGTACATTTCTTTCCAGAATATGCTTAACCGCAACCAATCGTGA
- the LOC123039347 gene encoding UPF0481 protein At3g47200-like, translating to MQQVPWEYQLAVADYWKGRPAAMEPAATAWVPGLPLELTVAAPAASHGDLAVSSSGQQHQHQLVMVESTTDHHHQYEWSGPVEAFEEAAQAFEDKLGRTETKIHLFPASMVDLAERYAASRTVSIGPYHHGRSPAVLQMESTKHVASWHFVRASGRPVEELYSAVCAVADEARGCYDEGRVRGLADDDFKPMMFFDGCFLLQYLLYACTYGDDNDDDEGMAVDQALRSAFSSDNDRIFSDVVLLENQLPWVVVETLMSFLPAPGLDLPKLVGRVKGSLQARQALDEKPPAWDSSYTPPHLLGLLRYYIVGTGTKLSPESSRGLSEKAEKVSISVSAVELAEMGIQLTATKTGAELKEMGVKKGLLSGELFLAPLSLDDANAWFLVNMAALELCTTPDFSEADDERSTVCSYLCLLGMVTDRVEDVQQLRTNHILQGGAGLTNEDALRLFISLEKHLRPGRCYLRTMLEIENYRVHRPARTMVYRFGYKNMKTIISVVTIVGALVGLLEAVKPEGVAGG from the coding sequence ATGCAGCAAGTACCTTGGGAGTATCAGCTGGCCGTGGCTGATTACTGgaaggggaggccggcggccatggAGCCAGCAGCTACTGCATGGGTTCCCGGCCTCCCTTTGGAGCTGACAGTCGCTGCTCCTGCTGCTAGCCACGGTGATCTGGCCGTCAGCTCCAGCGGACAGCAGCACCAGCACCAGCTGGTCATGGTGGAGAGCACCACCGACCATCACCATCAGTACGAGTGGAGCGGTCCGGTGGAGGCGTTCGAGGAAGCAGCGCAGGCGTTCGAGGACAAGCTCGGCAGGACGGAGACGAAGATCCACCTGTTCCCGGCGAGCATGGTGGACCTCGCCGAGCGGTACGCCGCGTCCAGGACCGTCTCCATCGGCCCCTACCACCACGGCCGGAGCCCCGCCGTCCTGCAGATGGAGAGCACCAAGCACGTGGCCTCCTGGCACTTCGTCAGGGCctccggccgccccgtcgaggagcTGTACTCCGCGGTCTGCGCCGTCGCCGACGAGGCCCGCGGCTGCTACGACGAGGGCAGGGTGCGTGGTCTCGCTGACGACGACTTCAAGCCCATGATGTTCTTCGACGGCTGCTTCCTGCTGCAGTACCTGCTGTACGCGTGCACgtacggcgacgacaacgacgacgacgagggGATGGCAGTAGACCAGGCGCTGAGGAGCGCCTTCAGCTCCGACAACGACCGCATCTTCTCCGACGTGGTGCTGCTCGAGAACCAGCTCCCGTGGGTGGTGGTCGAGACGCTCATGAGCTTCTTGCCCGCGCCCGGTCTGGACCTGCCGAAGCTCGTCGGACGCGTGAAAGGCTCCCTGCAGGCCCGGCAGGCCCTCGACGAGAAACCGCCCGCGTGGGACAGCAGCTACACGCCGCCGCACCTCCTCGGCCTCCTGCGGTACTACATCGTCGGAACCGGCACCAAGCTCTCGCCCGAGTCCTCCCGCGGCCTATCCGAGAAGGCCGAGAAGGTGTCCATCTCCGTGAGCGCCGTGGAGCTCGCGGAGATGGGCATCCAGCTGACGGCCACCAAGACGGGGGCGGAGCTGAAGGAGATGGGCGTCAAGAAGGGgctcctctccggcgagctcttccTGGCGCCGCTGTCCCTGGACGACGCGAACGCTTGGTTCCTCGTCAACATGGCGGCGCTGGAGCTGTGCACGACGCCGGACTTCTCCGAGGCCGACGACGAGCGGTCCACCGTGTGCTCGTACCTCTGCCTGCTGGGCATGGTGACGGACCGCGTGGAGGACGTGCAGCAGCTGCGCACGAATCACATCTTGCAGGGGGGAGCGGGGCTGACCAACGAGGACGCGCTCCGCCTCTTCATCAGCCTCGAGAAGCACCTGCGCCCCGGGAGATGCTACCTCCGCACCATGCTGGAAATCGAGAACTACAGGGTCCATAGGCCGGCGAGGACTATGGTGTACAGGTTTGGCTACAAGAACATGAAGACTATCATCAGCGTGGTGACCATCGTCGGCGCACTCGTCGGTTTGCTCGAGGCAGTCAAGCCGGAGGGTGTAGCCGGAGGGTGA